Proteins from a single region of Streptomyces sp. TN58:
- the dapB gene encoding 4-hydroxy-tetrahydrodipicolinate reductase yields MSKLRVAVLGAQGRIGSEAVKAVEAAEDMELVAALGRGDKLETLAEAGAQVAVELTTPASVMENLDFLVRHGIHGVVGTTGWTEDRLAQLDSWLAASPKTGVLIAPNFSIGAVLTMKFAAQAARYFESVEVVELHHPNKVDAPSGTATRTAQLIAAARAEAGLGAQPDATATALDGARGADVDGVPVHAIRLRGLLAHQEVLLGGEGETLTIRHDSLHHSSFMPGILLGARRVTQIPGLTFGLENFLDLG; encoded by the coding sequence ATGAGCAAGCTGCGCGTGGCAGTCCTCGGCGCCCAGGGCCGCATCGGCTCCGAGGCGGTCAAGGCGGTCGAGGCCGCAGAAGACATGGAGCTGGTCGCGGCACTCGGCCGCGGCGACAAGCTGGAGACGCTGGCCGAGGCCGGCGCCCAGGTCGCGGTCGAGCTGACCACCCCCGCCTCCGTGATGGAGAACCTCGACTTCCTCGTCCGCCACGGCATCCACGGCGTGGTCGGCACCACCGGCTGGACCGAGGACCGCCTCGCCCAGCTGGACTCCTGGCTCGCCGCCTCCCCGAAGACCGGTGTGCTCATCGCACCGAACTTCTCCATCGGTGCCGTCCTCACCATGAAGTTCGCCGCCCAGGCCGCCCGCTACTTCGAGTCCGTCGAGGTCGTGGAGCTGCACCACCCCAACAAGGTCGATGCCCCGTCCGGCACCGCGACCCGTACCGCGCAGCTCATCGCGGCCGCCCGCGCCGAGGCCGGCCTCGGCGCGCAGCCCGACGCCACCGCCACGGCGCTGGACGGCGCGCGCGGCGCCGACGTCGACGGCGTCCCCGTCCACGCCATCCGCCTGCGCGGCCTGCTCGCGCACCAGGAGGTCCTCCTCGGCGGCGAGGGCGAGACCCTGACCATCCGTCACGACTCCCTGCACCACAGCAGCTTCATGCCGGGCATCCTGCTCGGCGCGCGCCGCGTGACGCAGATCCCGGGCCTCACCTTCGGCCTGGAAAACTTCCTCGACCTGGGCTGA